The sequence below is a genomic window from Nitrospirota bacterium.
GAGCCTGTTCTGGCTATGGGCAAAAAGCGATTTATTCAGGATGCGAAAAAGTATTAAGGTTTAATAGAAATTATAATTGCAGATATTCCTTTGCCAATGCGGGATACATCCTCGGATTAAACAGGATATTTGTCATAAAATAGCACTCGTGGGAGCAGTAGCAGCCGTTTTTCTGGATTGAATGAATGACTTTTTTTGCCCCTGCTGACCGCAACACCTTTCCCATATTGTAATCGCAATCTCTTACATTTCCCATCTTTCGATTCAAAGACTCGCAGGGATAAACATCTCCGGTCTCGGTCAAAACCAGATTCAGTTTTCCGGCATAACACGGGATCAGCCTCCGCCTCTCAAGCATGGTCTGATAAATAAGCCTTCGCTGCAAAATGTCCTGTGCAGCCTTGAGCCTGGCGCCTCTGAATCTATATATGCTCGCCATTTTCTCTTTGAGATTCTTCTCCATTTTTTCTACAGCATTATGATACTTTTCAATATCTACATTTTTAAAACTCTCATCTTTAATATCGCCGCGTATCATCGAAAGCGTGTGAGTTCTTATCATGTTTAAACCACTGACAAATTTAATTATCTCATTAATATCATCCTGGTTTTCCGAGCAGAATACCGTATTTATTCCGAGTTCAAAATTTGGATATTTCGAAAGGAACTCAGAAAGCACTTCATATGTTTGCATTGTCTTCTCAAAACTTCCTGGGCTCCTCCGGAGAGTATCATGAGCGCTATATAGTCCATCCAGGGAAAGCTTTACCACTACAATGCTCTTTTTGCAGTGCTTGAGTATCTCCTCTGTTGTGTCTTTGATCACTTCAGGAAGCATACCGTTAGTGGGATAAAGCATTATGGAGGGCTTATTATTTTTGTAGAAAATCTTGCTTATTTCAACAATGTCTTTTCTGAGAAAGACCTCGCCCCCTGAGAAGGCGAGCCATAGAAGACTCCCCATCGAGCTGGAAACATTTCCAATTTCTTCAAGAGTAAGCTCGGGCTGGTTGTTCACAGATTCCTCTTTCTGCATAAGATAGAAACAGAAAGGGCACCTGAGGTTACATCTTCTGGTTACAAAGAAGGTAAGATGGATGGGCCTCCTCTTGTAGAATACAGAGCCAATATTGCGAAACGGTGAATACACTCTCTACTTCCTCCGATGATTAAAAAGATATATCATAGTTCCGGCTAAAGCCCCTGCCCCTAACCCCAATGGATAGAGCATTGTGTAATAAAGTATTGCAGCTATCGTAAAAAACAGGCCTTTGGTCTCATAAAATGCTGCCATTAATCTCCTGCTTATGACTATATTACCAGCGAAAATTAATGGAACAGGCACCAAAAAGGCTGCGCTTCCAAAAATGAAGCTAAATAATATATGCTGGACAAGTATCTCCGGGTTCATAACGAGTTTGCAGCCAGATCTGCGAAGCCTGTGGCTGAATTCTACATCCTCAAGGATTGGAAGAGAGTCCTCTTGAAATCCGCCACTATCCCTGAAAAGTTGTGCATCAATAATCAAAGCATGGGCAGGGATGTAATCCGGGTCTTTTTTCCTGGTCTCAGAGTAATTTATAAATATGGATTGGAAGGTGCTGAAAAAACTGTCGTCATAAGGAAGCCTTGTGTAAGTGCCTCCAATGACAATGTTTTTAGATCCACCAATGGTCTTACTGGCAAGTGCAAGCGCATCTTCCTTAAGAAGGCAATCTGAGTCAGTGAAAAAAAGCACCTCCCCTCTGCTGTTTTCTGCGCCTGTATTCCTTGCCTTTGAAGCGCCGGAATGCTTTTTTAACTGAATAAGTTTGCAGGGAAATTTCTTTATTACCTCTAATGAGTTATCAGTCGAGCAATCATCAACAGCAATGACCTCAAAATTTTCATACCTTGAGGAAAATGCTGCTTCAAGGCATTTCCCTATTGTGGCGCTTTTATTGTAATTTGGTATAATGACGGAAATACTTTTTCCCATTGACCTGAATGGAGCATCTTTGATATATTGTTATGCCTTTTTCATTATAACATTCTTACCTAAAAGGAGGGAAGGAACATGGCAAAAAAGAAGATTGCAGTTCTTGTCAGAGACAGAAAACACGAAGCATTAAGGATGGCCGTTGGGCTTACACTCGCTGATGATGAGGTGAATGTATTTATCATGGATGAAAAATTGGAGACTGACGAAGCAGTGGCCCTTAATCTGGAAACCCTGACAGACCTTGACTGCAAGATATTCTCTAATAACCCGGCAAATCCATACCAGCAGATGACCACAGAAGAAATTGCCAAAGCTTTGCCTGATTATGATATTGTAATTCCGTATTAAGCTAATCCTTTGAATTCTCCCTCTGCCTCTTTTACAATCTCCTCAGGGTTATCGATATACTTTGGCGAGAAGTGAAAGACAACGAGCTTTCCCACGCCAGCCTCCCTCGCAATCATACCTGCTTCTTTCGCTGTTAGATGATAGCGCTGCCTTGCCCTGTCTCTATCCTTATCCATGAAAGAGGCCTCAATGTAAAGGGTATCTGAGCCCTGCACAAGATTTACAATCTTCTCTATGTTTTCAGCACTTCCCACAGCGTCAACAACATAGGAGAGCTTCTGGCCCCTGGTTATATTTGCTATGCCTTTAAGCTCTCTGAGTGTAACTTTTTCCCCTTTAACTGTGACAGGCGTATTATCAGGCTTTCCTTCTCTGATGGCTATCTTTAGTTCTCTTAGCCATGAGCCCACTGGAAGATTCAACTCAGTGAGTTTGGCCTTATCAATATTTATATGATATTCCTCCTCAAGACTGAAGGCCAGACATGGGACCTGGTGGTCGAGGATAGCGGCTGAAATTTTGAAAAGCGAATCTTTTACAAGCAGCCCGCTAAAAGGCATATGGCCTTCATCTTTTATCTGGAAAAAGTCTTTTGCTGTGAAAGTTGCTTTTTTAATGGCCTTCTCCCCGACTTCCAGAACATTAATAACAAGGGGGTAATCCTCCAGGAGATTCCACGTGTAACTTCTGAGTTTGCCCTCTATGCGATCTATGAATCCTTCAGGGCCGTAAAGCCTCAAAGGGCTTTCTTTTCTCAGGTGAAGCCTTAAGATGTGGTCAAAGCCAATAAAATGGTCAATATGGGTATGGGATATAAATACATCACTTATCTTAAGAATGTCTCTCGTTGATAGATTCGTGCTAAAACCAGAATCAAAGAGCAATGCCCTGCCCTCCCTCAGGAGTCTCACATAGAGACCCGGGTCATCAAATGGCCCATTGATAAGCTTTGTGTGGAAAGATGGCTTCATCAGGAAATTATAGCCTAATTAGTGGTATAATATGTATATTTTAAAAAATATGGCTGTTGCCGAACCCTTTGAGCGACATTATAAATGAGAAGTAAGAAATGAGAGGTTTCCATGCCTGAGTTAAGAAAAGACCCCATTATAGGAAGATGGGTCATAATATCGGTTGAGAGGGGCAAAAGGCCCACAGATTACAGTATCCAGGTATCCAAGAAAAAAGGCGGTTTTTGCCCTTTCTGCACCGGAAATGAGCACACATGCCCCCCTGAGATAATTGCCTTCAGGCCTGACAGGAGTAAGCCAGACACGCCTGGTTGGACATTAAGAGTTGTGCCAAACAAATTTCCGGCACTTCAGATAGAAGGTCATCTCACCAAAGCCGGAGAAGGCATCTATGACAGGATGAACGGCATCGGTGCCCACGAGGTAATAATAGAAAACCCTCACCATGAACTTACCCTGTCCACTATGCCTCTGAATGCAGTGGAAAACGTGCTCCTGGCCTACCATTACAGGATTGTAGACCTGAAAAAAGACCTCCGCTTTAAATATGTCCTCATCTTCAAAAATGAAGGAGATGCAGCAGGCGCCTCCCTCGAGCACAGCCATTCACAGTTAATCGCCCTGCCTATTGTTCCAAAACAGGTGAAGGAGGAGTTTGATAGCGCAAAGCAGTACTACGAGTATAAAGAGCGCTGTATTTTTTGTGACATAATACGTCAGGAAAAAGAAAGTAAACTTAGAATCATCTCTGAAAACGAGGATTTTGTTTCCATTTCGCCATTTGCACCGAGGGCGCCCTTTGAGACATGGATATTCCCGAAAAGACATGAGTCTAATTTTATTCCTGATGGAAACCCATCAAGACTTGCGAGGCTCGCTGAAATCCTGCAGCTCACCCTCAAACAGATAGACAGAGTGCTCGAGGTGCCTCCTTACAACTTCATGATTCACACATCCCCTTTCGAGGATGAGATAAATGAATATTACCACTGGCACATTGAGATAATGCCAAAGCTTACGAAAATAGCTGGTTTTGAATGGGGTTCAGGCTTTTACATAAACCCCACAACTCCTGAAGAGGCTGCAAAATTCATGAGAGAGGCGAAGATATGAGAACAGAAAATTCAAAATGCAAAATTAAAAATTATGGAATTCTTTTATTTTGAATTCTTCGTAGGGAAAGGCTTTTTCGAATGACAATACTGATAGCTTCACCTGAGGCTGTGCCATTCATAAAAACAGGAGGGCTTGCAGATGCTGTGGGTGCCCTGCTTAAAGAGTATAAAAAGATTGGTATTGACGCTGCTATCATCCTCCCGCTTTATAAGAAAATAAAAACAGCAGATAGGGATTTTCAGCTTCAATCTCTTAATAAAAGAATAACCGTTCCCCTCGGTGATAGTCTTGAGGAAGGGAAGCTGTGGAAAGGACAAACACCAGAAGGGGTTACTGCTTACTTTATAGAAAATGATAAATTCTACGGGAGAGACGAGCTCTATGGCACCCCGGAGGGCGATTACCCTGATAATGCCTCGCGCTTCATCTTTTATTCGAGGGGGGTGCTTGAAGCTGCAAAGGTTTTAGAACTCAAAGTGGATGTTATACATTGCAACGACTGGCAGGCCGGGCTCATACCTGTGTATATAAAAACCATTTACAGGGATAGGTTTCCAAAGACTGCGACCCTCATCAGTATTCATAATCTCGGTTATCAGGGGCTGTTCTGGCACTTTGATATGCCGCTTACAGGCCTTGGCTGGGAGCTTTTTAACATGGACGGCCTTGAATTCTACGGTAAAATAAATTTTCTAAAAGGCGGTCTTGTATTTGCAGACATAGTCAGTACAGTGAGCGATACCTATGCAAAAGAGATTCTAACACCTGACTTCGGCTTTGGCCTGGATGGTGTATTGAGAAAAAGAGGGAAAGACCTTTACGGTGTAATCAATGGGCTTGACGGCGATGAGTGGAACCCTGAAAAAGACAGCTATATCTCTGCCAATTATAGTCGTATGGATATTTCAGGAAAAACCCTGTGTAAAAAAAGCCTTATTAAGGAAATGGGGCTGTCCAATAATAACCTGCCCCTCATAGGAATGGTTTCAAGGCTCTCTGCACAAAAGGGCCTTGACCTTGTGGCAGATTCCATTGAAAAGATTATTGATGGGGCCAGGTTAATAGTCCTCGGCAAAGGTGATGAGCCCTTTCACAGGGTCTTCCTGAAGCTAAAGGAAAAATATAAGGGCCGCATTGCTGTTAATATAGGTTTTGATAATACAATGGCTCACAGGATATATGCTGGCTCGGATATCTTTCTAATGCCTTCAATGTATGAGCCGTGCGGCCTCGGGCAGTTGATAGCACTACGTTACGGCACCATCCCTGTTGCAAGAAAAACAGGCGGCCTTGCTGATACAATTGTAAAATATAACCGATCTAAAGGAGATGGTACAGGCTTTCTATTTAACGGTTATAATCGTAGAGAGATTCTCAAGGCAATTGGAAGGGCCATTGAATTATTCAAGGACAAAAAACAGTGGGGCGAGATAGTCAGTAATGCCATGTCACAGGATTTTTCATGGCGCACATCAGCAGAAAAATATCTCTCCCTTTATAAAAGGGCATTAAAGAAGGTCGGGTAATGACTCTACGCACGAAGTTATCTATTTTCCTTTCCTCCTTTCTCCTGATAGTTGCTATCCTCGGGGCCTTTACCTTTTATTTAACCGAGGACCTCGGAAAAGGCTTTGACAATATTGATTCCGCCACGTTTGAGTATAACTTACACGAGGGGCTTCGCAATGCCATTTTAACATTCATGGCAGTCTCAGAGCGCTGGGCTCTCACCGGGGATATCAGCGAGAAGAAATATTATAAAGTGGCGCTCGCTAATGTTAATAAGGCATTTGGAGAAGCATCGAAACTAAAGCAAAAAGATGAAATTGATGCAATAGGAAAAGATTTTCAGGAATTAAAAATTATTGCTGATAGAATCATGGCCGAGGAAGAGCCTGTAGGTAACAAAAAAGTCCTTGCGTCTCTTAAACTACACGAGGGAAAAGGCACAGAAATCCTGAGAAAGATTGAAGCCTCTCGTAGTGCCTCTATGAAAACAGTCAGCTCGGCAATCGCTGAAGGAAAAAAATCGAGGAGAAGTATAAGGGCATCTTTTCTCATCCTTTTTATTGTAACCCTGTACCTGACAGGCTTCCTCGGCTACACGCTTTTAAAGGCAATCGGCAGACCTGTCGGGGAATTAATGAAGGGTGCTGAAAAACTCGGTCTCGGTGACTTTTCTCACAGGATAGGGCTGAAACGAAAAGACGAGCTCGGCCTCCTGGCCCGGCGTTTTGATAAGATGGCTGAGACCATTGAGACCTCCCACAAAAGGCTCGAGGATAAACTCAATGAAACCCGGATATTGATGAATGTGAGCCAGATAGCAAACTCAACTCTCGAGCTCAAAACCATCCTTGATATGATTTGCAAAACTGTAGCAGACAGCCTCAAGAAAGACGTATGTTCAATTTATCTTCTCAAGCCAGGGGAAAAAATGATATGTATTGAGGCGACAAAGGGACTAAAAGAAGAGTCCACAGGTATAGCCTGCCTTCC
It includes:
- a CDS encoding radical SAM protein; its protein translation is MYSPFRNIGSVFYKRRPIHLTFFVTRRCNLRCPFCFYLMQKEESVNNQPELTLEEIGNVSSSMGSLLWLAFSGGEVFLRKDIVEISKIFYKNNKPSIMLYPTNGMLPEVIKDTTEEILKHCKKSIVVVKLSLDGLYSAHDTLRRSPGSFEKTMQTYEVLSEFLSKYPNFELGINTVFCSENQDDINEIIKFVSGLNMIRTHTLSMIRGDIKDESFKNVDIEKYHNAVEKMEKNLKEKMASIYRFRGARLKAAQDILQRRLIYQTMLERRRLIPCYAGKLNLVLTETGDVYPCESLNRKMGNVRDCDYNMGKVLRSAGAKKVIHSIQKNGCYCSHECYFMTNILFNPRMYPALAKEYLQL
- a CDS encoding glycosyltransferase family 2 protein; this encodes MGKSISVIIPNYNKSATIGKCLEAAFSSRYENFEVIAVDDCSTDNSLEVIKKFPCKLIQLKKHSGASKARNTGAENSRGEVLFFTDSDCLLKEDALALASKTIGGSKNIVIGGTYTRLPYDDSFFSTFQSIFINYSETRKKDPDYIPAHALIIDAQLFRDSGGFQEDSLPILEDVEFSHRLRRSGCKLVMNPEILVQHILFSFIFGSAAFLVPVPLIFAGNIVISRRLMAAFYETKGLFFTIAAILYYTMLYPLGLGAGALAGTMIYLFNHRRK
- a CDS encoding MBL fold metallo-hydrolase, yielding MKPSFHTKLINGPFDDPGLYVRLLREGRALLFDSGFSTNLSTRDILKISDVFISHTHIDHFIGFDHILRLHLRKESPLRLYGPEGFIDRIEGKLRSYTWNLLEDYPLVINVLEVGEKAIKKATFTAKDFFQIKDEGHMPFSGLLVKDSLFKISAAILDHQVPCLAFSLEEEYHINIDKAKLTELNLPVGSWLRELKIAIREGKPDNTPVTVKGEKVTLRELKGIANITRGQKLSYVVDAVGSAENIEKIVNLVQGSDTLYIEASFMDKDRDRARQRYHLTAKEAGMIAREAGVGKLVVFHFSPKYIDNPEEIVKEAEGEFKGLA
- the galT gene encoding galactose-1-phosphate uridylyltransferase — its product is MPELRKDPIIGRWVIISVERGKRPTDYSIQVSKKKGGFCPFCTGNEHTCPPEIIAFRPDRSKPDTPGWTLRVVPNKFPALQIEGHLTKAGEGIYDRMNGIGAHEVIIENPHHELTLSTMPLNAVENVLLAYHYRIVDLKKDLRFKYVLIFKNEGDAAGASLEHSHSQLIALPIVPKQVKEEFDSAKQYYEYKERCIFCDIIRQEKESKLRIISENEDFVSISPFAPRAPFETWIFPKRHESNFIPDGNPSRLARLAEILQLTLKQIDRVLEVPPYNFMIHTSPFEDEINEYYHWHIEIMPKLTKIAGFEWGSGFYINPTTPEEAAKFMREAKI
- the glgA gene encoding glycogen synthase GlgA, encoding MTILIASPEAVPFIKTGGLADAVGALLKEYKKIGIDAAIILPLYKKIKTADRDFQLQSLNKRITVPLGDSLEEGKLWKGQTPEGVTAYFIENDKFYGRDELYGTPEGDYPDNASRFIFYSRGVLEAAKVLELKVDVIHCNDWQAGLIPVYIKTIYRDRFPKTATLISIHNLGYQGLFWHFDMPLTGLGWELFNMDGLEFYGKINFLKGGLVFADIVSTVSDTYAKEILTPDFGFGLDGVLRKRGKDLYGVINGLDGDEWNPEKDSYISANYSRMDISGKTLCKKSLIKEMGLSNNNLPLIGMVSRLSAQKGLDLVADSIEKIIDGARLIVLGKGDEPFHRVFLKLKEKYKGRIAVNIGFDNTMAHRIYAGSDIFLMPSMYEPCGLGQLIALRYGTIPVARKTGGLADTIVKYNRSKGDGTGFLFNGYNRREILKAIGRAIELFKDKKQWGEIVSNAMSQDFSWRTSAEKYLSLYKRALKKVG